The Carassius auratus strain Wakin unplaced genomic scaffold, ASM336829v1 scaf_tig00012155, whole genome shotgun sequence genome contains a region encoding:
- the LOC113073431 gene encoding small integral membrane protein 1-like, protein MESNEASVQYNCWNEDNMNMQVLHSQSRLIGLYNRLCIERLGIVMKVAVSLAVMIVIYIIGYITGYYVHRC, encoded by the exons ATGGAGTCCAATGAGGCCAGTGTTCAATACAACTGCTGGAATGAAGACAACATGAACATGCAAGTGCTGCATTCACAGTCCAGACTGATTGG TCTCTATAACAGACTGTGCATCGAACGTCTTGGCATTGTAATGAAAGTGGCGGTGTCTTTGGCTGTGATGATAGTTATATACATTATTGGATACATCACAGGATACTACGTTCACCGATGCTGA